Proteins encoded together in one Micromonospora auratinigra window:
- a CDS encoding acyltransferase family protein: MAAPAVQATPVTRNRLPTLTGMRFIAALMVFADHAAMEMMFDSKTLGGVVFLLLSPIGPMGVCFFFVLSGFVLTWSAGPHDSTAAFWRRRVFKIVPNHLLAWFTGLVLLLVVGEHLNLLRTLPSLFLIHPWFPNEDALGGTNASEWSLACEATFYLAFPLLIGLIAKIRAERLWRWAWLVTAAIIAMPYVAKLLPAKPVMDWSTVSIYRFWFVYEFPPVRMLEFVLGILLARILLTGRWRGPRLRWGLALLVPAYVVSLLRPLALAKVLPDLFGVTATFIIPVLLVIGATATLDLAGRRSWANSRLMVWLGEVSFAFYLVHWLVVHYGHRAFGKGSTFSAPTVVLLVTAMLAVSLALTWVLYVLVERPIYRRWSRARRPGGLHGGPPTPDAPVSPAPATTATEGVPA, from the coding sequence ATGGCCGCGCCCGCGGTGCAGGCAACACCGGTGACCCGCAACCGGCTGCCCACCCTCACCGGCATGCGCTTCATCGCCGCGCTCATGGTCTTCGCCGACCACGCGGCCATGGAGATGATGTTCGACAGCAAGACCCTCGGCGGGGTCGTCTTCCTGCTGCTCAGCCCGATCGGTCCGATGGGGGTGTGCTTCTTCTTCGTGCTCAGCGGCTTCGTCCTCACCTGGTCGGCCGGCCCGCACGACAGCACCGCCGCCTTCTGGCGCCGCCGGGTCTTCAAGATCGTGCCGAACCACCTGCTCGCCTGGTTCACCGGCCTGGTGCTGCTGCTCGTGGTCGGCGAACACCTCAACCTGCTGCGCACGCTGCCCAGCCTCTTCCTGATCCACCCGTGGTTCCCCAACGAGGACGCTCTCGGTGGCACCAACGCCTCCGAGTGGTCGCTCGCCTGCGAGGCCACCTTCTACCTGGCCTTCCCGCTGCTGATCGGGCTGATCGCGAAGATCCGCGCGGAGCGCCTCTGGCGCTGGGCCTGGCTGGTCACCGCCGCGATCATCGCGATGCCGTACGTGGCCAAGTTGCTGCCGGCGAAGCCGGTGATGGACTGGAGCACCGTCTCCATCTACCGCTTCTGGTTCGTCTACGAGTTCCCGCCGGTGCGGATGCTGGAGTTCGTACTGGGCATCCTGCTGGCCCGGATCCTGCTCACCGGCCGGTGGCGCGGACCCCGGCTGCGCTGGGGCCTGGCGCTGCTGGTGCCGGCCTACGTCGTCTCGCTGCTGCGCCCGCTCGCACTGGCCAAGGTGCTGCCCGACCTGTTCGGCGTCACCGCCACCTTCATCATTCCGGTGCTGCTGGTCATCGGCGCGACCGCGACCCTCGACCTGGCCGGCCGCCGCTCCTGGGCCAACAGCCGGCTGATGGTCTGGCTCGGTGAGGTCAGCTTCGCGTTCTATTTGGTGCACTGGCTGGTCGTGCACTACGGCCACCGCGCCTTCGGCAAGGGCAGCACCTTCAGCGCCCCGACCGTGGTGCTGCTGGTGACCGCCATGCTCGCCGTGTCGCTGGCCCTGACCTGGGTGCTCTACGTGCTGGTCGAGCGGCCGATCTACCGACGCTGGAGCCGGGCCCGCCGCCCCGGCGGCCTGCACGGCGGCCCGCCCACCCCGGACGCGCCGGTCAGCCCCGCGCCGGCCACCACCGCGACGGAAGGGGTGCCGGCATGA
- a CDS encoding PH domain-containing protein, whose amino-acid sequence MESTTAVRLRPPRHLVSPAAVRYWTVRALIGWLLLGAVQVVALVRAYGGDTVPVQAAVLAGTGLLAVAHLLVMPRWRYRVHRWETTDEAVYTQSGWFSQERRIAPISRIQTVDSRRGPLQQLFGLATVIVTTASAAGPLTIGGLDHAVARQLVDELTRTTATAPEDAT is encoded by the coding sequence GTGGAATCGACGACCGCCGTCCGGCTGCGGCCTCCGCGCCACCTGGTCAGCCCCGCCGCCGTCCGCTACTGGACGGTCCGCGCGCTGATCGGCTGGCTGCTCCTCGGGGCAGTGCAGGTGGTGGCGCTCGTCCGGGCGTACGGCGGCGACACCGTCCCGGTCCAGGCGGCGGTGCTCGCCGGCACCGGCCTGCTCGCGGTGGCCCACCTGCTGGTGATGCCCCGCTGGCGCTACCGGGTGCACCGGTGGGAGACCACCGACGAGGCGGTCTACACCCAGAGCGGCTGGTTCAGCCAGGAGCGGCGGATCGCGCCGATCTCCCGGATCCAGACCGTGGACAGCCGACGCGGCCCGCTCCAGCAGCTCTTCGGGCTGGCCACGGTCATCGTCACCACCGCCTCGGCGGCCGGCCCGCTGACCATCGGCGGGCTCGACCATGCGGTCGCCCGGCAACTGGTGGACGAGCTGACCCGCACCACGGCCACCGCCCCCGAGGACGCCACATGA
- a CDS encoding PH domain-containing protein, whose amino-acid sequence MTSPVTEAPPVAVEWRRLSPRMLLVHPVQELLRIAPVLLGVMLAGSRTGRGELWGLLGAGIAVLFGLLRWATTSYRVDGEQVQVRSGLLRRSVLSVPLGRVRAVDISANPLQRVLGLARLTIGTGHTGRRDDRGLQLNALERDAATRLRDELLHRRAAPPADPAAEETAPVEVAPAAPAPTGERTLAAVRPGWARYGPFTLSGLGAVGVVTGVFWQFVAQGRLAERNGPVRAVLDHLDALPVGLAVAQVVLVAAVLLAVASTVGYALAFGNFRLSRHPGGTLHVTRGLLAHRATTIEQRRLRGVEISEPLLLRAVRGARCLAVATGLRAGRGAERGGTLLLPPAPRDAAYRVAEQVLGDPTPMRAELVAHGPAARRRRFTRAVVPVVVVVLGLLAGQAVGVPQRAGTLAMLALPVAALLGADRYRSLGHRLVDGFLVTRQGSLVRRRTALDCDGVVGWVLRQSWFQRRSGLVTLTAATAAGEQAYHVLDVDESVATELVDRAVPGLLAPFLDRS is encoded by the coding sequence ATGACCTCGCCGGTCACCGAGGCGCCGCCGGTCGCCGTCGAGTGGCGCCGGCTCAGCCCACGGATGCTGCTGGTCCACCCGGTGCAGGAGCTGCTGCGGATCGCGCCGGTGCTGCTCGGCGTGATGCTGGCCGGCAGCCGGACCGGCCGGGGCGAGCTGTGGGGGCTGCTGGGCGCGGGTATCGCGGTCCTGTTCGGACTGCTGCGCTGGGCCACCACCAGCTACCGGGTCGACGGCGAGCAGGTGCAGGTCCGCTCCGGCCTGCTGAGACGCAGCGTGCTCTCGGTGCCGCTGGGCCGGGTCCGGGCGGTGGACATCTCGGCCAACCCGTTGCAGCGGGTGCTCGGCCTGGCCCGGTTGACCATCGGCACCGGCCACACCGGTCGCCGCGACGACCGGGGCCTGCAGCTGAACGCTCTGGAGCGCGACGCCGCCACCCGGCTGCGCGACGAGCTGCTGCACCGCCGCGCCGCCCCGCCCGCCGATCCGGCGGCGGAGGAGACCGCGCCGGTGGAGGTCGCGCCGGCCGCGCCGGCCCCGACCGGGGAGCGCACCCTCGCGGCGGTACGCCCCGGCTGGGCCCGCTACGGCCCGTTCACCCTCTCCGGGCTGGGCGCGGTGGGTGTGGTGACCGGTGTCTTCTGGCAGTTCGTGGCGCAGGGCCGGCTGGCGGAGCGGAACGGGCCGGTACGCGCCGTCCTCGACCACCTCGACGCCCTGCCGGTCGGGCTGGCGGTGGCGCAGGTGGTGCTGGTGGCCGCCGTGCTGCTCGCCGTCGCCTCCACCGTCGGGTACGCGCTGGCCTTCGGCAACTTCCGGCTGAGCCGCCATCCCGGCGGCACCCTGCACGTCACCCGGGGCCTGCTGGCGCACCGAGCCACCACGATCGAGCAGCGCCGACTGCGCGGCGTCGAGATCAGCGAGCCGCTGCTGCTGCGCGCGGTACGCGGCGCGCGGTGCCTGGCCGTGGCCACCGGGCTGCGCGCCGGCCGGGGCGCGGAGCGGGGCGGCACGCTGCTGCTGCCGCCCGCCCCGCGCGACGCCGCGTACCGGGTGGCCGAGCAGGTGCTGGGCGACCCGACGCCGATGCGGGCCGAGCTGGTCGCGCACGGGCCGGCGGCCCGCCGCCGCCGGTTCACCCGCGCCGTCGTACCGGTGGTCGTGGTGGTGCTCGGGCTGCTGGCCGGGCAGGCGGTGGGGGTGCCGCAGCGGGCCGGCACGCTGGCGATGCTCGCGCTGCCGGTGGCCGCGCTGCTCGGCGCGGACCGGTACCGCTCGCTCGGGCACCGGCTGGTGGACGGTTTCCTGGTGACCCGGCAGGGTTCGCTGGTCCGCCGGCGTACCGCGTTGGACTGTGACGGCGTGGTCGGCTGGGTGCTCCGGCAGTCCTGGTTCCAGCGCCGGTCCGGGCTGGTCACGCTGACCGCCGCCACCGCGGCCGGGGAGCAGGCGTACCACGTGCTCGACGTCGACGAGTCGGTCGCCACCGAGCTGGTCGACCGGGCCGTCCCTGGTCTGCTGGCGCCCTTCCTCGACCGGTCCTGA